The Methanohalophilus levihalophilus genome has a segment encoding these proteins:
- a CDS encoding flavodoxin family protein yields MNSLIIVKSIHQGNTLKIAERMAQVLGADLVGPEDVDLQKINDYDLIGFGSGIYSNKHHDSLFDLVDKLPNLNGKKVFVFSTSAMIRKSDHSKLESSLEEKGAVIVDEFFCKGLNKNSFMKYIGGMNKGRPNEDDFKRADEFVGKMKGNNFD; encoded by the coding sequence ATGAACTCTCTCATAATCGTCAAATCCATACATCAGGGAAATACCCTGAAAATTGCGGAGAGGATGGCACAGGTATTGGGTGCGGATCTAGTCGGGCCTGAAGATGTAGATTTGCAGAAAATCAATGACTACGACCTAATTGGCTTTGGCTCAGGTATCTATTCCAACAAGCATCATGATTCTCTTTTCGATTTGGTGGATAAGTTACCGAATCTAAATGGGAAGAAAGTGTTTGTATTCTCCACCTCCGCAATGATAAGGAAATCCGATCATAGTAAATTAGAAAGCAGTTTGGAAGAGAAGGGTGCAGTGATCGTAGACGAATTCTTTTGTAAAGGCCTCAACAAGAACAGCTTCATGAAATACATCGGTGGGATGAATAAAGGCAGACCCAATGAAGATGATTTCAAAAGAGCTGATGAATTTGTAGGTAAAATGAAAGGCAATAATTTCGATTGA
- a CDS encoding NAD(P)-dependent alcohol dehydrogenase, translated as MKAVVNERYGSPDVLELKEVPKPIPKDNEILIKIHATTVNRTDCGFRNADPFFVRFFLGITKPKQKILGSEFAGAIESIGRDVTLFQVGDKVFGHTGDKMGAHAEYICLAEDDPIAIKPENLDYEEAASICDGASLALTYISRSNLQKGKRILIYGASGSIGTAAVQLAKYYGAEVTAVCSTTNLEMVKSLDADRVIDYTQEDFTKDDQTHDIVFDAVGKSSFSRCKSLLKKGGIYFSTELGFLAQNPLLHIWTSKIGSKKVMFPLPKYTREDVAFFRELIEEGKLKPVIDRKYPLEQIVDAYRYVEKGHKKGNVVITVGKSNNTE; from the coding sequence ATGAAAGCTGTTGTAAATGAAAGATACGGATCACCTGATGTACTTGAACTAAAAGAGGTTCCTAAACCAATTCCAAAAGACAATGAGATTCTCATCAAAATACATGCGACCACAGTGAACAGGACCGATTGTGGATTTCGAAATGCAGATCCTTTTTTTGTAAGATTTTTCCTTGGCATTACGAAACCAAAACAGAAAATACTCGGGAGTGAATTTGCCGGGGCAATTGAATCCATTGGCAGGGATGTAACGTTGTTTCAGGTGGGTGACAAAGTTTTTGGACACACCGGGGACAAAATGGGTGCACATGCAGAGTATATCTGCCTGGCCGAAGACGATCCTATTGCGATAAAACCGGAAAACCTGGATTATGAAGAAGCCGCTTCGATATGTGATGGGGCTTCCCTTGCATTAACCTATATCAGCAGATCAAATCTCCAAAAAGGAAAACGCATTTTGATCTATGGTGCTTCCGGATCCATCGGTACAGCAGCGGTTCAGCTGGCAAAGTACTATGGGGCAGAAGTTACCGCAGTCTGCAGTACCACAAATCTGGAAATGGTAAAATCCCTCGATGCTGACAGGGTCATTGATTACACTCAAGAGGATTTTACAAAAGATGACCAAACACATGACATCGTTTTTGATGCGGTTGGTAAAAGCTCATTTTCACGCTGTAAAAGCCTGCTGAAAAAGGGTGGAATCTATTTTTCAACAGAACTGGGATTTCTGGCCCAGAACCCCCTCTTACACATATGGACATCGAAAATTGGAAGTAAAAAAGTGATGTTTCCGCTCCCCAAATATACAAGGGAGGATGTGGCTTTTTTCAGGGAACTTATTGAAGAGGGTAAGCTCAAACCGGTAATTGACAGGAAGTATCCGCTGGAGCAAATTGTCGATGCTTACAGATATGTTGAAAAAGGGCATAAGAAGGGAAATGTAGTCATAACTGTAGGAAAGAGTAACAATACCGAATAA
- a CDS encoding NAD(P)-dependent alcohol dehydrogenase: MKAIVCTRYGPPEVLQLREVPKPIPKDNEVLIKIHATSVTTGDSNARDFVYIPPGLGLLARLMLGITKPKKSMLGSVFAGEIEAVGKDVKLFNVGDRIFGGDGDGMGAYAEYKCMSEDGLLAAKPANLTYEEAAVIPFGALTSLYFLRDRANVRNGQKVLVNGASGGVGTSAVQIAKAFGAEVTGVCSTRNLELVTSLGVDKVIDYTKEDFTKNGESYDIILDTAVGTTSFSKCKKSLSQDGFYLAVAGGLKDLFQMLWTSRIGSKKVIFGGGGACEKKENLFFLKELLESGKLKPVLDRSYPLEQIAEAFNYLEKGQKKGNVAITVKHNDEK, from the coding sequence ATGAAAGCAATTGTATGCACAAGATACGGCCCACCTGAAGTTCTTCAGCTTAGAGAGGTTCCAAAACCCATCCCAAAAGATAATGAAGTTCTCATAAAAATCCATGCCACATCAGTAACAACCGGTGACTCCAATGCCCGGGATTTTGTTTATATTCCGCCCGGTTTAGGACTTCTGGCGCGCTTGATGCTTGGCATCACAAAACCAAAGAAAAGCATGCTAGGATCTGTGTTTGCCGGAGAAATTGAAGCAGTTGGAAAAGACGTTAAATTGTTTAATGTGGGTGACCGGATCTTTGGAGGTGATGGTGATGGTATGGGTGCTTATGCAGAGTACAAATGTATGTCTGAAGACGGATTGCTTGCAGCAAAACCGGCTAATCTGACGTATGAGGAAGCTGCAGTAATTCCTTTCGGCGCTCTGACTTCCTTGTATTTCCTCAGAGACAGGGCAAATGTTCGAAATGGACAAAAAGTCCTTGTAAATGGTGCTTCAGGGGGGGTCGGTACTTCTGCTGTACAAATTGCCAAAGCCTTTGGTGCAGAAGTAACAGGTGTATGCAGCACTCGAAATCTGGAATTGGTGACGTCTCTGGGTGTCGATAAGGTAATTGATTATACGAAAGAGGATTTCACTAAAAACGGCGAGTCTTATGATATCATTTTGGACACGGCAGTGGGAACAACATCGTTTTCAAAATGTAAAAAATCGCTGAGTCAGGATGGTTTCTATCTTGCAGTTGCAGGTGGTTTAAAAGATCTATTTCAAATGCTCTGGACTTCGAGAATTGGCAGCAAGAAAGTGATCTTTGGCGGAGGAGGGGCATGCGAGAAAAAAGAGAATTTGTTTTTCCTCAAAGAGCTTCTTGAATCTGGAAAATTAAAACCGGTTTTAGACAGAAGCTATCCGCTGGAACAAATTGCAGAAGCTTTTAACTATCTTGAAAAAGGCCAAAAGAAAGGAAACGTGGCTATAACTGTAAAACACAATGATGAAAAATAA
- a CDS encoding DJ-1/PfpI family protein, whose protein sequence is MADSKKILMVIAQENFRDEEYLDPRKVFEKNGYDVTVASNSTETARGAKGEKVKPDIAIADANADDYDSVVIVGGGGSVKFLWDNVKLRSLAKDAEKSGKVVAAICLSPVVLAKAGLLKGKKSTVFAEKTAIKALKKNGAKYEDTDVLREGKIVTGRDPKAAKKFGETVVEALKG, encoded by the coding sequence ATGGCCGACAGTAAGAAAATTCTGATGGTTATAGCACAGGAAAACTTCAGGGATGAGGAATATCTGGATCCCCGGAAAGTTTTCGAGAAGAATGGTTATGATGTAACAGTTGCCAGCAATTCAACCGAAACGGCACGGGGAGCGAAGGGTGAGAAAGTAAAACCTGACATTGCAATTGCAGATGCAAATGCAGATGATTATGATTCAGTTGTGATAGTGGGAGGCGGAGGTTCCGTTAAGTTCCTGTGGGATAACGTGAAACTCAGGAGTCTTGCAAAAGATGCAGAGAAAAGCGGAAAGGTTGTTGCAGCCATTTGCCTGTCCCCGGTGGTACTTGCAAAAGCAGGACTTCTGAAAGGCAAAAAGAGTACCGTTTTTGCGGAAAAAACTGCCATTAAGGCCCTTAAGAAAAACGGTGCCAAATACGAAGATACTGATGTACTACGGGAAGGAAAGATAGTGACCGGACGTGATCCAAAGGCCGCAAAGAAATTTGGCGAGACTGTCGTGGAAGCTTTGAAGGGATAA